The Brachyhypopomus gauderio isolate BG-103 unplaced genomic scaffold, BGAUD_0.2 sc336, whole genome shotgun sequence DNA window CCGTCATCAGCTGTTCCCGAGTCGGCAGGGTTATGCGGCGCgcgggagaggaggaagagcggtggtgccgcttgctggggcaaAGTGCCTTCTTaggccgggtggcgtagcctggcattttAGTGTCTCTtcgcggctcgtcgttctgtgacgttcagGCTGtcacgaaggatgagacacggaatcctcttTGACTAACGTCACTTTGTATTTATTAAACATGTAGCGCAAGAAGCACACGAATAACGGATACTCTCACACTGCAAACAAGCATACActacgtgcagacatagacaacgacgagcacaggacactgcgcgaacgcacattaagtagacaaaccacattagccccacgtgattacgagacgattcacaggtgagacagattatcacacgacataaccataaccatggagatccactgacgcagacaaagcacgtggacaacgttaacacacgcccaaaagggaggggccggggtcctcaacgtgacaacaaAAAGTTAAGACAGCCCAAAACCTTAATGCTGGGTTTACAGAGTAGTTTTCCCGCACCAGCCGCACTGTCCACCATGTTTGTTCAAAAATCACAGTATGCTAATTAGATGGTTTTAACCAATAGGCATGCAGGAGCGCATTGCGTCAGACACTCTGcaaatattaaatgaaaaacaatgagtttagtgattgtcttcacttgaaaatgttgagctTATTGAGATTAAAACTTATATCGTTGTATGAACTTTAATGTTTTAAGCTGTTTGAACTGTTTTGCAGTTTTGCTTACAAATAGAATAATTTTAATGAGTTCACCACTCTGTCAGGGAGTACagtgtagttacaatttcaagcattttcaagtactttagcttaaattccagcacttttcaaacctgaaacacaaagcaacattaaaatttgtcaggtaaatgtttcttccaCTGTTTTTTAGTGGTGTTTCAAACCCCGCTTCGAAAAGCTGTGCACTGCAAAACGGGCTCATTGTAGTCATTAGTTCTGACTCATTTTGATTTAAAAAACAGCACAAATTGTTGTATTGCATGTTTTGTAGTGTTAATATATTAAAGTGTTAATATATTAATGTTGCTGATCAAGctgaatttattattatttattgattttatttaatttcatttttcaGTATCAAATGCCAGTCAGTTAAAAAATGTTTCTAGTTTAAATAGGGATCTTTAATAGGATCCATTTCATGCAAACTGATGCACTTCACTTCATGATGCAATTGTTTCTGTTACAAACTAAAAATCAAagctaataaaataatgattTATTTCTTCAGTGTTAATAAGGACCTTATTAAGGTGTACTTATAACAATTTTATAGATAAATTATACTACAGTGGGtgtataaaaacacatttttatccCATTTTGTCATGTATGGGGTTTATACGCCGACAGAATTTATAGGCGTGGCAGAGAGTAGTGAccagggtggtggtggagtgagtgtgtgtgtacgtctctCTTTTTTTGTGGGGGGGGCGCAAAGTGTTTTCTTCTTCATAGGGGGGGCTTAACAAAAAATAATTGAGAATCACTGCCCTAGTGTAACACACACTACCTCAAAgtttcaaagtttatttgtatcgcgcttttcacaacacatgttgtcacaaagcgctttacaggatttaaaaggtttaacaatactatgggtccagatccctaatgagcaagccaaggcgacagtggcgaggaaaaactccctagatggtggggaataggaagaaacctcgggagaaccaagactcaaaagggaacccatcctccattgggcggcccgttaacacacaaattacgcaaaatacagacaaatacacaagtcacacacaaatcacacaatcagactaagtaaaggtaaaaatgaaagttctgggttttgatattgtcactgtaaatgtctgttgatgaacgccaggctttcattccatgtcggagcagcgatgctggtattgtaggctccgactgcagtgttactctccaggtgaaccttggagaaaagatacgagatgtagtaaatatgtaacaaattaatcaaaggccaaactaaacagatgagtctttaatcgagttttaaacattgagactgtgttaaacattgagactgtacCTCCACACTGCCTGACACTAGtgtaacacacaccacctccacaccgcCTGACTCTAGTCCACACCACACTACTGATAAAACacctgataaaaaaaaacaaacacctgATACAAGTGTAACACAAATTACAAACTACACTGAGACATTTACAGTTAGGAGTATAATACCAGtattacacacacccacatactgtATACACATCTGACCTATTTTAAACAATCGTAATCCAGTGGTATTGAaagcgtttgtgtgtgtttcatgtctCAGGAGCTGACAGGAAAACTCCCTAAAGAGTATCCTCTGGACCCAGGTGAGGAGCCACCCACAGTGCGACGCAAAATCGGCACCGCATTCAAACTCGACGAACAGAAGATCCTTCCCAAAGGAGAGGTGAGCTAGCCTCTGACCTCTGAACTCTGACCTGCCTGGTATTTCTGAATAGACAGACACAAATTGGGACTCATTTCCGCCAGACACTTTTGAAATGGATGACTGGCACTGCCCACAGACAGCTGACCACAGTGGGTGCTCCGGAAATGTGTGTTTTACCAGTCTCTTTTACTCAGGAATCAGCCTCAACACAGAGCCTTGGATGTGATTATAAATACTAGTCCTACTTCCTGGTCTGGCATCATTTAGAGGAAGTGATAGTGAGTGTGTTTTGAGTGTAGGCCAAAGGCTCAGGGTTACAAAATGGGCAtcgagaggagagacagagagagagagactgtgtgtgtgacagagagactgtgtgtgtgtgtgtgtgagagagagagagagagagagagggagaataaaTGAAAAAGAAAGTAGGGGTAAGAAGAGGTTGTGCTAAGTATCAAAGCTGTCGATGTAATGTCACAGTGTCTGAGTTTCTTTCCTGTCTACACAGTTGTAGACAGCAGGTTGCTTTGctctgtgtgggggggtgggaagGTTTTGGTGTGTTGTCACTGTCAGGGTGGGTTTTGCCAGACTCTCAGAGGGCAGTCTGAAGGACTGTGTGGGTTTTGGCCTACACCGCTGCCGTTTTTAAGGTCAGTCGTGTGCTAATGTATGTTCTTTGTGCGAATTGTGTGCGCATGTTttaggaggaggagctggagcgTTTGGAGAGGGAGTTTGCCATCCAGTCTCAGATCACGGAGGCGGCGCGGCGTTTGGCCAGTGATCCGCATGTCAGCAGCAAGAAGCTGAGGAAGCAGCGCAAGACGTCGTACCTGAACGCCCTGAAGAAGCTGCAGGACATGGAGAATGCCATCAACGAACACCGCATGCGCTCGGGGCAGAAGCCCACGCAGCGCGCCTCTCTCATCATCGAgggtaccaccacacacactcacacacacacacacacacacacacacacacactctcacactcacacacactcacacacattctcacacactcacatactctcacactcacacacaccctcacacactctcacacaccctcacacactcacacaccctcgcCGCACTAAAGACTTTCCGCTGTGCTGGAGAAGCTGGGGGGGCTACGCAgcttctgtgtgttgtgtgctgtgaacTGTGAGCTATGTGTTTTGTATGCTGTAGTTATGTGCTGTGCTGTGAGCtgtgtgctgtagttgtgtgctgtgctgtgagctgtgtgctgtagttgtgtgctgtactgtgagctgtgtgctgtagttgtgtgctGTACTGTGAGCTGTGTGCTGTAGTTGTGAGGCTTCGTTACACGTCTTAACAAGACTGTTTCCCCATGATGTCTTAACGAGACTCTTCCCATATGTATTAAACCAGAGCTATAAAACACAGTGGAAATATTGCCCATGAAATTCATTTAATGCACACAcgaaggtgcacacacacacacacacatgcatgcacacacacatgcacacacacagtgtgtgtggaggtagaATTGCGTGAAACGAAGTTGAACACtatgtattctctctctctcttacagagGCTAATATCGGCTCAGAGGACAGCTCTTTATCTGATGCTCTGGTGCTGGATgatggtgagacacacacacacacacatgcgtgcacacacacatgcgtgcgcagacacacctacacacctcaaCCACCGTGCACCGCTTACACATGACtgccactcctcctcttcctcactgcaCACATGTGTGCTGGGCAGAACCATGTCACacgtcctctctcacactcacacccccttCTGTCCTGCCCCCTCCCTCGCTCTCACAGATGACCCCCACGTGACGGGGACCCCCACCTTCTCTCCGGTGGCCTCCCCACATAAAGGCCTTCCTCCCCGGCCCCCGTCTCACAGCAGGCCCCCCCCTCCGCAGTCCCTGGAGGGCCTTCGCCACCTGCACTACCAGCGCAGCGACTACGACAAGTCGCCCATCAAACCCCGCATGTGGAGCGAGAGTTCCCTGGACGAGCCCTACGAGAGGGTGAAGAAACGGCCGTCCCACTCCAGGTCCGCCccgcacacaccctcaccacacgaAAAGATTCCTGAAAATATTGGGGGAAATTCGAGGGGTTTTGTTCATCaaggtgttttgtgtgctgtgtAGTGGATGTTATTGCGCTGGTTCTGATGCTGATGCTTcggtttctgtctctctcactgatgctgtgtgcacatgcgtgtgtgtgtgtttgtgggtgtgtgtgtgtgtgtgtgtagtagtcaCAGACGGTTCCCCAGCACAGGCAGCTGTGAGGCTGGGGGCAGTAACTCCCTGCAGTGCAGCCCAGTTCGCTCCCTGCCCCACTGGAACAGCCAGTGCAGCATGCCCTCCACCCCAGACCTGAGAACCAGGAGCTACGCCCACTCcgccaggtacacacacacacccacacacacacacacacacacacacacacacacacacacacacacacccacacacacacacacacacccacacccacacccacacccacacccacacacacacacacacacacccacacacacacacacacacacacacacacacccacacacacacacacacacacacacacacacacacacacaccacacacacacacacacacacacacacacacacacacacacacccacacacacacacacacacacacacacacacacacacccacacacacacacacacaccacacacacacacacacacacacacacacgtcttggTAATGTATGGtcctctctcacccctctcacctTTTTGTCACCCCCCTCTCACAGCCTCTCTCAGCCTTTCCGTGGGCGGAGCTCAAGCTTGGAGTCACAGGGGAAGCTGCTGACTATGGAGGCGGAGTCAGAGGCGGGGCTCAGCCCCGACCTGTTCCTGTCCGGCCCACACAGGGTGGGCAGCAACGGCTCGGTGGTCCCTGACGACTGCTCGTCCTGCACCAGCCACTCGAGCTCGGAGCACTACTACCCGCCATCAGGCGCCAACCCAAACTACTGCACGCTGGCCGAGGACTCGCCCTCCAAGGCCCGGCAGCGCCAGCGCCACAAATCCGCCGGGCACCTTGGCGCCTCCAGCTCGGGCAGCATGCCCAACCTGGCGGCCCGTAACGGGGCGGCCCACGCGGGCGTGTGTGGCGGGCACCAGGGCGTGTACCTGCACAGCCAGAGCCAGCCGTCCTCGCAGTACCGCATCAAGGAGTACCCACTGTACACGGAGGGCGGCAGCCCTGGCGCCGTGGTGGTCCGCAGCCTGGAGAGTGACCAGGAGGGCCACTACAGCGTCAAGGCCCAGTTCAAGACCTCCAACTCCTACACGGCCGGCGGCCTCTACAAGGAGGGCTGGGGCTCAGGAGAGGACGGAGaggggggcgggggagggggcggggccggcgGCAGGCTCACGCCCTCCAGGTCGCAGATCGTGAGGACTCCGTCGCTGGGCAGGGAGGGCAGCGGGGGCAGGGCCGCAGTGTCCGAGGAGCTGCGCTGCTGGTACCAGCGCTCATCCGGATCACTGAAGGACTCACGGATCACACACACCGGATCCAGCCTGGGGAGAGTAGGGACACTGGCAAAGTGCTCACCAggtgagaccacacacacacacacacacacacacaaatctcttAGCAAATAAATCCACACTTCAAGTTTGTAAATGTTACGAAAAAATAGGtcactgggctgtgtgtgtagggagagtgtgagaaatAGTGTTGATTTAGTGCAGGCAGCATTCCTGTTGTAACAGTTTAGTTAAGTGCATTCCTGTGAAGTGTGTGAGGGCATGGGGGCCTTTCtgggtggtctgtgtgtgtgtgtgtgtgtgtgtgtgtgtgtgtgtgtgtgtgtgtgtgtgtgtgtgtgtgtgtgtgtgtgtgtgtgtgtgtgtgttgggggacaTGGGAGGATTTGCCTTCTATGAGTGGGAGGAACACACAGCCTCTGCCATGCTGGAGTGTCAAGAAGCTCATGCTACTGTTCCATGAAAATGCATGTTATTGTgtaataactgtgtgtgtgtgtgtgtgtgtgtgtgtgtgtgtgtgtgtgtgtgtgtgtgtgtgtgtgtgtgtgcgtgtgtgcgtgcgtgtgtgcgcgcgcacgcgcgtgtgtgtgtgtgtgtgtgtcctagctGCCTCCCCACATAGCCAGAGGAGTGCTACTCCATGCAGTGAGGTGGGGGTCACTCCTCCCTGCAGTCCCCAACACATACTCTGGCAGAGTGGGTAAGACCTGCCGGCTCTGGGCCTCCCAGTGTTCCACAACGCTGGGCTCTGGAACATTTTACTCCAATTTCATTGTCCtttgttacattttttttacatacttTTTAGATATACCTGTTATGTGTGCTTgctgattttatttttgttaatataattattataagaTGTAGATGTTTTGAAAGTTATTTATAAGGATTTAGGATCTAATACTAGTAAACCTAGCCTAGTGACTGCTGTAGTGAACATTCACCATGGCAGTGTGACAGACCTTCAGCAGAGGCTTTCATGTTACAAAAGACCAACCAGTGTCACCACGTGTTAGCCAGTAGTCTCCTGTCCATCAAGTGTGCCAGTCTTCATAACACCTGGCCGAAGTGAAATGAGATCCCTTAGAAAAGTGACAGAGATTAATCCATCTTCTAGCCCTTAAACTCCCCAAACTCTTATCAATTGAAACATGACTTGCAATATATGTTGAGTTGGCGCAGTTTGCATTTGTATATGCAAACAAATCCACCTGTGCTTTTACCTTAATGCGTTGGTCAGAGTTTGGGGAAGTATGTGATACACTTCAGCTGTGGGGATGCCCTGCTGTCCACCTGCACACTATGTTGCAGTAATGGGAGATTGAGCTTCCTGTAGTGTAGTCACGTAACGCCACTTCCTGAACGCCATCCCATCTAACCTCACTTCTGTTCCTTCACTTGCTACCTGTTGTCACCTGTGCTCACAATTGCtaacctctctttctctctctctctctctctctctctctctctctctctctttctctctctctgtctctcttgtctttctctctttctgtctttttttttctctaactCCTTCTGCTTGActgctgtgtctggtgtgtggatttgggtgtgtgtttgtgtgtgggtgtgtgtggtgtttttctttgggGCAGTGATACAGCTGAAAGCTCTCCTCCTGAAGACTGCTCTCCCTCTCACCAAAACACTGAGCAGTAGAGAGGTACTCTCACTCTCATTGGctccgtctctgtctctgtgcatGGGGATTAGACCGTTTCCTTCTCTGTAGATTCCGTCTGTCCTTTGAAACGTCTGTTGTGTCTTGAGGTCTAACTCTTAACAGTGTTATCGAGACAGATGGAGCAACAccccaaatatatatattcagtatatctgtgcgtgtgtgtgcgtgtgcatgtgtgtgtgtgtgtgtgtgtgtgtgtgtgtgtgtgtgtgtgtgtgtgttcatcacagaTCGTTCAGTGATAGCTGTTTCCTGAGCAGTCCCCTGTGCTCTGAGCTAGCGGACGTGCAGTGGTATGGGCACAAGAAAGCCAAACCAGGAACACTGGTCTGAACCCACCCTCCAACCTCCATCCCTGCCCGTCCTCATCCCTCGCTCCCTGGAACAGTCTTCTGCAGTGCTGCTCCGCCCATGGGCTGCACCTCAGCACCTACACAGATGTATACCTGGAGCCCCGCCCCCAatctgtatgtgtgcatatcCAGTGGTACAGTGGCTCTGGGCTACAGGATCACAGAGCTTGGACTGATCCGGACCATTCTGACCCTCTCACTGCTTACCTTTAGAACTCTGGACTGTGACCCAGTTAGCTGCCAGCCAATCGCTCTGTATGCACAACCCCCCAGTGTCCAATCCCAACGCTGGAGTCAAGCGAGGAGGACGTGGTGTCTCCGTTCAGgagatgtgtgtatatgtatgtgtctgcaTTCTGGTGAAGAACCCACCTCACTCATACTTCAAAcacacctgtgtgtttgtgtgtgtaactctGCACTGAAGATGGAGAACTCGgacctctctctgtcacacacattcCTGCAGAACATGTTGCTGTTGGCCATCTTGTCACATTTTATGTGCTATGTTCAGTTAAGGTGAATGCAGTGAATCACAGGTCCCGCCCACAGTGAACCATGAACCCTTACTCATGCTTATGGATttcctgtttgttttgtttctttgggGATTTTTTTATTGTTCTATAAAAACAAATAGAAGTGAGTTTAAAGAACACAGAAGACAGCAGCTTGAACCCCTCAACCCTCTGAACCCTCAGACGCACACCATTATaaagcagcattttgtacatttgTTCTGTTATCACCATGTGAGGGAACAGGCCTCTGGAGTAGGCCCGAGGAAACATACCCCCTTCATGCATTGCAGCGACGTCTCAGGCTGCTCTGGTGAAACACATGGTTCCATCATTTAGTCTCCCACCAGACATTCACAACTACAGTCGCCGGGATTATTCTTTCCTTGGTCATTCCAGGTAGCCTCTTTACTTAGTCTAGATGCTGATTGTTACTGACACATTGATGGTTGTAGTAAAATGTTTTCATTGGATGGCTGTGTGTGGATGGTCTCTTAGGATGATGGACTGAATTCAGAACCACTTATTATCATTGTTAAAAGTCAAGTGGTTTGGGGGATTCGTTGGCCTCTGTCAGTGTCCAGCTTACATTCATCATTGGCAGGGCCCAAGCAGTACAGCTGCCTCCACTATATCTAATACATGTTCTGACAGAGTGTTCAGCTGTAGCAGGGGCTGCAGGTCCAAACCAGCAGGTCCATTTCCCAAACAAGCCTCCTAGCTTTGAGATCATCGCATTAGACGGAGAGATTGTTGACAGTAACGTTCAGCGCGCTATTTCCCaagggtctctctctccttccctggcCGTGAGCTAGAGGACAGCTGAGCTTCAAGTTGACCTGTGCCAGAGTCCGAGTGCTGAAGTACCGTAGGGGCCGCATTTCCTCAGCAGCATCCCAGTGTGTTTTCGTCTATGCCGGCCTCCCAGCCACTATGGTGCTCTGAGTCTGTACTGTATCCCGCTGAACTCCAAATCCCACAATGCCCTGCTACGTTTTTGCTCTTCTTAAGTACCGGGTAAAGACTGAAGCAGTGTACTGTCAGAAGAATATTGTTAACCTCACTCAGTGGCTGTGTACAGATGGCATACACATCATACAGTATGAACACACAGCACATTCACTCATCGTACCTCTCCGCCACTGCATTGGAAGTAGTACGGGACACAAGCATTCCAGCACACTGTATGAGCAGAGTACAGCTGTCCAGACCTCAGATCGACACCTCCACAGTGACCATGAGCCGTGTTACAGTAAACTCAGTTCAGCCTCTCAGAAGCTGAGATGATTACAGGGTGttcatgttttttgtttgtttgtttgttctgagTTCAACAACACACAAGATTTTAACTGAGCGAGAATTTCGCTTAAAGCCGCTGGTGCCCTTCTCCAGTCTGTCTCCCTGGTACAGGGAAACGTACCAAGCCATACAGAACCCCACCAGAGCTCACTCACATACGGATGCTTGGGCTGTTAGAAAAACCTAAAAGCACACCGGGATCTTATCTATAATCTGTTTTTTATGAGAAATATACATGCCATCACACTTTTGTGTCAACAACCTtgataaatgtttgtgttttcaGCAGCCGGGTAGGAACCTCCATCACATATCATGTGGCAATATTACTGTAACGCACAGCAACCGAACAGCAGTGGCTACCCGTCACCCGTATGGCCATGGATCCAAGTCCATTCTGTTACCCGTTACCGCAGAGTTTTGACTCCTTACACTGTCTCTCTTTCAGGAGTTCAGATGAGTCAGTATAGTAGCCACAATGTTTTAGAGGTTCTCTTGATTAAGGCTTCTTCCCTTGCATGCTCAACCTTCATTGTGCATCACTGGCAAAACAAACCAAGCTCAAGAAATCCCTAACTCTTTAACCACATGTCATCCCACCCTCTGCAGTGCTACGGTTCTGGCCTTGTGGTTAACTACCCCTTCTGCAGTGAGAAATGTGTTCTCTCCTCATTCTCTCCTTCCTACCTATATTTAATAACAAACCTAAACCTTTTATAACAAAAGAATAAACTAACACATTTATCAACATATATGGAAAACTCTATGGATACCTGTCTGGGTTattttaaaagaagaaaaaagttttaagtttagtttttttttttattgatcaGTATTTCTTTTTTCATGTTATTTTTCGCTAAGTTGGGACATAGTTACAACCCTTTCAGGTGCTACACGATGACCAGTTACTGCATTGTTTCCTAGCTGTAGACTTTTCCTAACTGTTGTCAATAGTTTTAATACGAGTTGTGCAAAATGAAGGATGTTAGTTACTTAACGGTGTCGGTCACTCCCTCAACCTGACAGTAGAGCATGTACCATGAGTTTATGGAGTTCAGTTCAAACATAACCAGACACATTATAACGGTGTTGTAGGAAAAAAAATGTGGAACTGTTGGGCAAAATAACCAGATTCCACAGTTAATTTATTCTTTTTCTATTAAGAATTTGTATAGTAACTTTACATTTTTCAAAAACCATGTTGTTGGCAACTGATTCTGAATTTTCCAGATGAGAAATGTGGTGGTTCTtgagattatgaaaataaattatTGCTGAATGTTCTCTAAACTCAAGTCTGATGTTTCTTCTCCTTTTTGTCAGTTTTGAGGTCAGGGttgtttttgcttttgttttgtttttttatagtTTTTTGTATTCGCTAAGACCCAATTCCTGAAATtgaaacacacagcagccaaagcCACACAACATgtaaaacatctcacacttttggaaagaAGCAAACATGTCATCCAAAACTATTTCAACTGTTGCCAAAATTATACCCAAATATCAGATGAACAAACAGCCTTTCCTATATGataactgcacactgatgtgacaaatggaaaacatcaccatgtgtttgagtgtacgGTGTGTAGTTGTAAAGGACTGTCatagcactcacacacacaaacatattcaCAAATATACAGGTCATTTATGCACATTCAGTACATATACACCATAAAGTAAAAAACAtaatgtttcttttcttttttgtatttacgCTTCTGCATCCCATGCTGTACATACTGtaatatatagataataaaagacaaaaaaaggCTTGTAACTTCAGCACAAAAGTGCTACAAGATCTCATTGACATCACAGCTGATGTTTTCTCTGGCCATACAGTGGGGGAAGGACCTTCTGGAGTGATGTATCCACCCCTGGCATGCCCCCGTCAACATCACCACACACTTCTTCCATCGCCTGGAGAAGGGAAatgtgatggtggggttggcAACCACCTCCAAGCTGAAAAGAACTCAACAGGATTGAGGAACGGAGAGTATGGTGGAGCTGAAGCACAACTAATCATGGGTGTTCAGTGAGCCATTGGATTTGAGCAGCCCGGTAGGAAtgacaacaaacctggactgatcTGATCCATTGCCATGGAGATGGAAAATCAGTACACATTGCACACATTGTGTTGTTGCCATCATGATGCCCAGGACAGGCACGGTGtcctgaatgaatgaatgttcaacttatatagcgcctttctatatacccaaggtcgctttacaatttta harbors:
- the LOC143504815 gene encoding FERM domain-containing protein 4A-like isoform X5 yields the protein MEAVLLSLEDNVCVRQGVLWNLTSTALRRLRHTHLLYNTVYQMTEGRRCQVHLLDDRKLELLVQPKLMAKDLLDLVASHFNLKEKEYFGISYTDDTGHFSWLQLDRRVLEHEFPKKSGPIILYFCVRFYIESISYLKDNATIELFFLNAKSCIYKELIEVDSEVVFELASYILQEAKGDFTSNDATRGDLKKLPALPTQALKEHPSLAYCEDRVIEYYKKLKGQSRGQAIVNYMSIVESLPTYGVHYYAVKDKQGIPWWLGLSYKGIFQYDYQDKVKPRKVFQWRQLENLYFREKKFSVEVHDPRRASVTRRTFGHSGIAVHTWYACPALIKSIWAMAISQHQFYLDRKQSKSKIHAARSLNEIAIDLTETGTLKTSKLANMGSKGKIISGSSGSLLSSGSQESDSSQTAKKDMLAALRARQEALEETLRQRIEELKNICIREAELTGKLPKEYPLDPGEEPPTVRRKIGTAFKLDEQKILPKGEEEELERLEREFAIQSQITEAARRLASDPHVSSKKLRKQRKTSYLNALKKLQDMENAINEHRMRSGQKPTQRASLIIEEANIGSEDSSLSDALVLDDDDPHVTGTPTFSPVASPHKGLPPRPPSHSRPPPPQSLEGLRHLHYQRSDYDKSPIKPRMWSESSLDEPYERVKKRPSHSSSHRRFPSTGSCEAGGSNSLQCSPVRSLPHWNSQCSMPSTPDLRTRSYAHSASLSQPFRGRSSSLESQGKLLTMEAESEAGLSPDLFLSGPHRVGSNGSVVPDDCSSCTSHSSSEHYYPPSGANPNYCTLAEDSPSKARQRQRHKSAGHLGASSSGSMPNLAARNGAAHAGVCGGHQGVYLHSQSQPSSQYRIKEYPLYTEGGSPGAVVVRSLESDQEGHYSVKAQFKTSNSYTAGGLYKEGWGSGEDGEGGGGGGGAGGRLTPSRSQIVRTPSLGREGSGGRAAVSEELRCWYQRSSGSLKDSRITHTGSSLGRVGTLAKCSPAASPHSQRSATPCSEVGVTPPCSPQHILWQSGDTAESSPPEDCSPSHQNTEQ